The Strigops habroptila isolate Jane chromosome 13 unlocalized genomic scaffold, bStrHab1.2.pri S16, whole genome shotgun sequence genome window below encodes:
- the SPATA22 gene encoding spermatogenesis-associated protein 22: MKRSLADTSTRSTAGYLPVPLFNQKKRNRQPLTSNPLKNEPGTNSGTRTYDFSPTSFGWGSANPEVAELQKAANSGAEEKTPNTKVWNRNEYSPLSNTKDSRPESGFIRKFEKFSNSVKTVQQQKPPDNRNSPQLLKTAETGQTSTSKGQWPMKPNAVSRSLQDHSLAYKFTHNIQQNKMNENQFDCVPEDKCQEFSSSQLKLKEKKNSLRIISAVIESMRHWSQYAYKTSLLFEVLGTLDSAVTPGAYGAKNFLLRDGKESLPCVFYEIDRELPRLIRGRVHRCMGNYDAKKNIFKCVSVRPATIQEQNTFQEFVKIADVEMTAYVKTVIEI; the protein is encoded by the exons atgaaaaggagtCTAGCTGACACTTCAACTCGGAGCACAGCAG gTTATCTGCCTGTACCTCTCTTCAATCAGAAGAAACGAAATAGACAGCCCCTCACTTCAAATCCACTTAAAAATGAGCCAGGAACCAATTCTGGGACTCGTACTTATGACTTTTCTCCCACATCATTTG GCTGGGGATCTGCAAACCCAGAAGTGGCTGAATTACAGAAAGCAGCGAATAGTGG ggcagaagagaagactccCAATACTAAAGTTTGGAACAGAAATGAGTACAGTCCTTTAAGTAACACAAAAGATTCAAGACCTGAGAGTGGATTTATTCGGAAGTTTGAGAAGTTTTCAAATAGTGTGAAAACTGTCCAGCAGCAAAAACCCCCTGATAACCGTAATTCACCTCagcttctgaaaacagcagaaaccGGCCAAACATCTACATCTAAAGGCCAATGGCCAATGAAACCTAATGCTGTTTCAAGAAGTCTGCAGGATCATAGTCTGGCATATAAATTTACCCACAatattcagcaaaataaaatgaatgaaaaccaaTTTGACTGTGTTCCAGAAGACAAATGTCAG GAATTTTCATCATCTCAAttaaaacttaaagaaaaaaagaattctttgcGAATCATATCTGCAGTCATTGAAAGTATGAGGCACTGGAGTCAATATGCTTATAAAACATCACTGTTATTTGAAGTTTTAG GCACCCTGGATTCTGCAGTCACACCTGGAGCATATGGGGCAAAGAACTTCCTTTTGAGGGATGGAAAGGAGAGTCTGCCTTGTGTATTTTATGAAATT GACCGGGAGCTTCCGAGACTAATTAGAGGCCGAGTACACAGGTGCATGGGGAACTATGAtgcaaaaaagaacattttcaagtGCGTCTCTGTAAGACCAGCAACTATTCAAGAACAAAACACTTTCCAGGAATTTGTTAAAATTGCAGATGTTGAGATGACAGCGTATGTCAAAACAGTGATTGAAATTTAG